From bacterium, a single genomic window includes:
- the acsA gene encoding acetate--CoA ligase, giving the protein MSNIGSYEEKYKTFDWSQAREHLGYKEGDFLNIGYYCSDRICDQGKKDKLALIWEGSDGTVKRYTFNDLRLVTNTYAQYLKDLGIKVGDRVCVFMDKIPDLYFSILGILKLGAMAQPLFSAFGPESLMTRLEDAGTAAVITTKKHVSKVRHIKPDLPNLKHIIVVDGEPSKKGEGEIVFELDKAKKVEKFESYPCTPETPSLLHYTSGTTGKPKGAQHVHGSIFAQAITTSWVLDVRDDDVYWCTADPGWVTGTSYGIIGPWSLGITQVVLDAGFIPDRWYKLIQDHKVTVWYSAPTAIRMLMKEGTDIVKKYNLSTLRHLASVGEPLNAEAVHWSREAYGLPFHDTYWQTETGAIMITNFPGMEIKAGSMGKAFPGITATVVDLKTYEPIKEPGKVGLIALKPGWPSMFRTYWNNKETYDNKFKNGWYICGDRSSIDKDGYFWFVGRDDDVINTAGHLVGPFEIESALLEHPAVAESAAVGKPDPVNMEVVKAFVALKPGFQVSTDLELEIMNFIRKKLSPLAMPQEIEFVSSLPKTRSGKIMRRVLRAQEWGEDLGDISTLVNDDV; this is encoded by the coding sequence ATGAGCAACATCGGAAGTTACGAAGAGAAATATAAAACCTTCGACTGGTCCCAGGCCCGTGAGCATTTGGGATATAAGGAAGGCGATTTTTTAAACATAGGCTACTACTGCTCGGACAGGATATGCGACCAGGGGAAGAAGGATAAGCTTGCCCTTATCTGGGAAGGCTCTGACGGCACGGTCAAGCGCTACACATTTAATGACCTGAGACTCGTAACAAACACCTATGCTCAGTATCTCAAGGATTTGGGGATCAAGGTCGGCGACCGCGTCTGCGTATTCATGGACAAGATTCCCGATTTGTACTTTTCGATCCTGGGGATATTGAAGCTCGGCGCAATGGCGCAGCCGCTGTTCTCCGCGTTCGGACCCGAATCCTTGATGACGCGTCTGGAGGATGCGGGCACTGCGGCTGTTATAACGACCAAGAAGCATGTATCGAAGGTACGTCATATAAAACCGGATTTGCCGAATCTGAAGCACATAATAGTTGTAGACGGTGAGCCTTCAAAGAAGGGCGAAGGCGAGATAGTTTTCGAACTCGACAAAGCGAAAAAGGTCGAGAAATTCGAAAGCTACCCATGCACCCCTGAGACCCCATCCCTGCTTCACTACACATCTGGGACTACGGGCAAGCCCAAGGGCGCCCAACACGTTCACGGTTCGATATTTGCGCAGGCCATAACGACGAGTTGGGTGCTCGATGTCAGGGATGACGATGTGTACTGGTGCACTGCAGACCCCGGCTGGGTCACAGGAACCTCTTATGGAATCATCGGCCCCTGGTCTCTTGGCATTACGCAGGTTGTTTTGGATGCGGGATTTATACCCGACCGCTGGTACAAGCTTATACAGGATCACAAGGTGACTGTCTGGTACTCGGCCCCGACTGCCATAAGGATGCTCATGAAAGAGGGCACCGACATCGTCAAGAAGTATAACCTGTCGACATTGCGTCACCTTGCGAGCGTTGGCGAACCCTTGAATGCTGAAGCCGTTCACTGGTCACGCGAGGCTTACGGCCTGCCATTCCACGACACCTACTGGCAGACCGAGACCGGAGCCATAATGATAACGAACTTCCCCGGCATGGAGATAAAGGCCGGCTCGATGGGCAAGGCCTTTCCTGGCATAACTGCAACAGTCGTAGATTTGAAGACTTATGAACCAATCAAGGAACCCGGCAAGGTCGGACTTATTGCCTTGAAACCTGGCTGGCCTTCGATGTTCAGAACTTACTGGAACAACAAGGAGACATACGACAATAAGTTCAAGAATGGCTGGTACATATGCGGCGACCGCTCGTCGATTGACAAGGACGGCTACTTCTGGTTCGTCGGCAGGGATGATGACGTCATCAACACCGCAGGTCACCTGGTTGGGCCATTTGAGATCGAATCCGCATTGCTTGAGCATCCGGCGGTAGCGGAATCGGCGGCTGTAGGCAAGCCCGACCCCGTTAACATGGAGGTCGTAAAGGCGTTCGTGGCGTTAAAGCCGGGCTTCCAAGTATCGACAGATCTTGAACTTGAGATAATGAACTTCATCCGCAAGAAGCTCTCCCCACTTGCCATGCCGCAGGAGATAGAATTTGTAAGTTCGCTTCCAAAAACGCGTTCGGGAAAAATAATGCGCCGCGTTCTTCGCGCACAGGAATGGGGCGAGGATTTGGGCGACATCTCCACGCTCGTGAATGATGATGTATAA
- a CDS encoding DUF1801 domain-containing protein produces the protein MDKKKTQKGDGEAEALAAIAAMEEPYRAMAERLHKVIKASAPVLEPKTWYGMPAYAKDGKVVCFFRSPEKFKERYMTFGFNDKANLDEGVMWPVAFALKALTATEEAEIGALVKKAVG, from the coding sequence ATGGATAAGAAGAAAACTCAAAAAGGGGACGGAGAGGCCGAAGCGCTCGCGGCAATCGCCGCGATGGAGGAACCCTACCGCGCAATGGCTGAGCGGCTGCACAAAGTCATCAAGGCAAGTGCGCCTGTACTTGAGCCTAAAACCTGGTACGGGATGCCCGCCTATGCCAAGGACGGCAAGGTCGTCTGCTTCTTCCGCAGCCCGGAGAAATTCAAGGAGAGGTACATGACGTTCGGATTCAACGACAAGGCGAATCTCGACGAGGGCGTCATGTGGCCGGTCGCCTTTGCGCTGAAGGCGCTGACCGCCACCGAAGAGGCGGAGATAGGCGCGCTCGTAAAGAAAGCGGTGGGCTGA